The stretch of DNA AATTTCACTTTGACATATTTTTTCGGCAAAAGACCTTTGACCTTATCCGCCCATTCTATCACTGTTACGCCGCTGCCGTAAAAATATTCCTCATAACTCTCGGCGTCTATTATACTCGATCCGTCCAGCCGGTAAAGATCGAAATGATACAGGGGCAGCCGGCCTTTGTATTCCTTTATTATAACAAATGTGGGGCTGTTGACATAGCGGACGTCCTTTACCTTCAGACCCTTCGCTATCCCCTTCGTCAGGACGGTCTTACCCGCGCCGAGGTCGCCGATAAGAGCTACGACGTCGCCTTTCTTTAATTTTACCGCGAGCTTAACGCCTATAGCTATCGTCTCTTCTACACTATTAGAAATATATTTCATGCTTGCCCTGGAAATGGAGGTAGCCTTTCGGCTTCAGTTCCTCGACCTCACCCTCTTCTCTTATGAGCTTATATCCATGCTTCTTGTCGATAACCTCTCCTATCAACGCGACCGACGTCGGCATACGATCGAGAGCCGTTTTAAAGAACCGCCGCGCCTCTTTTACGCTCATCGTGAAGAGGAGCTCGAAATCCTCACCCTCATAAATGGCTTTATCGAACGAACGCTCTTCTCTTGAAAGAGGGACAGCGCTTTCGTAGATCCTGCCGCCGACGCGGCTCGAACCCAATATCCGCCAGAGGTCTATAATGAGCCCGTCGGAAATATCTATCATCGAATTTACCTTAAAATCCCTTACGAGCCGCCGGGCCTCTTCGACTCTCGGCGTAAAACTCAAGTGCTTTCTTTTTATGGAGCCGCCTATCGAACCCGTTACCAGGATAAGGTCGCCTGCCTTTGCACCGCTCCTTAAGACAAGGTTCTTCTTCTCGACCTCGCCTATCAGTGACACATCTATTACTAATTTCTTCGACCTGGTAGTGTCGCCGCCAACTATGCTTACGTTGAATTTTCGGGCAAGGGAGGCCATTCCTTTATATACGCCGTCGGCAAATGATAAAGGCAGTTCAGGGTCGAGGCCTATCGAGACGACCGCGTATTTAGGCAATCCTCCCATCGCCGCGATATCGCTTATATTTCGGCCGAGCGCTTTCCATCCAATTTCAAAGGGCGTTGCGGCTTTGCGCCGAAAATGGACGTCCTCGACGAGCATATCGCATGTAAATAACAGGTATTTATCTTTTGTCCATTTAATGACCGCCGTATCGTCGCCGATGCCTTTCACCACACCGCTACCCGGCCTGGTCTTTCTCGCAAGGCGTCTAATCAAACCGATCTCACCGGCGTCTTTTATCTTCATCTCTAAGAGCCTCTTTTCGCCAATGTCTTCAAATAGGGTTTCCTAAATATCCCCTTCTCTGTCACGATCGCCGTTATAAGCTTGTTCGGCGTAACATCAAACGCCGGATTATAGACCTTCACCTTTGCAGGGGCTATCCTCTTACCGGCGATCATCCTCACTTCATTGCCGTCGCGTTCTTCTATCGGGATATCCTTGCCGCTCTTCAGCCGGAAATCGAACGTCGAGAGCGGAGCGACTATGTAAAATTTAACCCCGTGATATTTCGCCAGCACAGCAAGACTGTAAGTGCCGATCTTGTTGGCGGCGTCCCCGTTCGCGGCGATCCTGTCAGCGCCGACGAATATCTTGTCTATCTTACCCTTTTCCATGAGACTTGCGGCCATGTTGTCGCAGATGAGTGTCGTATCGATATGTTCATGCATCAATTCCCATGTCGTGAGCCGCGCTCCCTGCAATAGAGGCCTGGTCTCGTCGGCGTATACCTTAAAGCGTTTACCCTGTTTCTTTGCCTCGAACAGGACCCCGAGAGCAGTGCCGTAATCTGCTGTCGCCAATCCTCCGGCATTGCAGTGCGTCAGGATATTGTCGCCGGACTTTATCAGGCGCTCGCCGTACCCGGCCATCCGCCTGCAGCTCGCTTTGTCCTCCTCGACGATCCTGATCGCCTCTCTCTTCAAGATCTTTTTGATCTCGCCTACCGGAGCGTTCCTGTTCTCCTTCGCGACCCGTTCCATCCTCTCAAGCGCCCAGAAGAGATTGACGGCCGTCGGCCTGGACGACGCCAGATATTCAGTGACTCCGCGCAATTCTTTGAAGAACTTCTGGAAATCTTTCGCTTTCGAA from Candidatus Omnitrophota bacterium encodes:
- the thiL gene encoding thiamine-phosphate kinase; the encoded protein is MKIKDAGEIGLIRRLARKTRPGSGVVKGIGDDTAVIKWTKDKYLLFTCDMLVEDVHFRRKAATPFEIGWKALGRNISDIAAMGGLPKYAVVSIGLDPELPLSFADGVYKGMASLARKFNVSIVGGDTTRSKKLVIDVSLIGEVEKKNLVLRSGAKAGDLILVTGSIGGSIKRKHLSFTPRVEEARRLVRDFKVNSMIDISDGLIIDLWRILGSSRVGGRIYESAVPLSREERSFDKAIYEGEDFELLFTMSVKEARRFFKTALDRMPTSVALIGEVIDKKHGYKLIREEGEVEELKPKGYLHFQGKHEIYF
- the mtnA gene encoding S-methyl-5-thioribose-1-phosphate isomerase produces the protein MPVNTIRWKNNKIRYVDQTRLPRELKYVDCGDVKRLWRAIKTLEIRGAPAIGIAGALGAVLGVKDSKAKDFQKFFKELRGVTEYLASSRPTAVNLFWALERMERVAKENRNAPVGEIKKILKREAIRIVEEDKASCRRMAGYGERLIKSGDNILTHCNAGGLATADYGTALGVLFEAKKQGKRFKVYADETRPLLQGARLTTWELMHEHIDTTLICDNMAASLMEKGKIDKIFVGADRIAANGDAANKIGTYSLAVLAKYHGVKFYIVAPLSTFDFRLKSGKDIPIEERDGNEVRMIAGKRIAPAKVKVYNPAFDVTPNKLITAIVTEKGIFRKPYLKTLAKRGS
- the tsaE gene encoding tRNA (adenosine(37)-N6)-threonylcarbamoyltransferase complex ATPase subunit type 1 TsaE, which translates into the protein MKYISNSVEETIAIGVKLAVKLKKGDVVALIGDLGAGKTVLTKGIAKGLKVKDVRYVNSPTFVIIKEYKGRLPLYHFDLYRLDGSSIIDAESYEEYFYGSGVTVIEWADKVKGLLPKKYVKVKLSVLGEEKRKIEIENHSCPNYD